A part of Eschrichtius robustus isolate mEscRob2 chromosome 20, mEscRob2.pri, whole genome shotgun sequence genomic DNA contains:
- the DNAJC7 gene encoding dnaJ homolog subfamily C member 7 isoform X3: MCPKNASYYGNRAATLMMLGKFREALGDAQQSVRLDDSFVRGHLREGKCHLSLGNAMAARRSFQRALELDHKNAQAQQEFKNANAVIDYEKIAETDFEKRDFRKVVFCMDRALEYAPACHRFKIIKAECLAMLGRHPEAQSVASDILRMDSTNADALYVRGLCLYYEDCIEKAVQFFVQALRMAPDHEKACVACRNAKALKAKKEDGNKAFKEGNYKLAYELYTEALGIDPNNIKTNAKLYCNRGTVNSKLRKLDDAIEDCTNAVKLDDTYIKAYLRRAQCYMDTEQYEEAVRDYEKVYQTEKTKEHKQLLKNAQLELKKSKRKDYYKILGVDKNASEDEIKKAYRKRALMHHPDRHSGASAEVQKEEEKKFKEVGEAFTILSDPKKKTRYDSGQDLDEEGMNMGDFDANNIFKAFFGGPGGFSFEASGPGNFFFQFG; the protein is encoded by the exons ATGTGTCCTAAAAATGCTAGCTATTACGGGAATCGAGCAGCCACCTTGATGATGCTCGGAAAGTTCCGGGAAGCTCTCGGAGATGCACAGCAGTCAGTGAGGTTGGATGACAGTTTTGTTCGG GGACATCTACGAGAGGGCAAATGCCACCTATCTCTAGGGAATGCCATGGCGGCACGTCGTAGTTTCCAGAGAGCCCTAGAACTGGATCACAAAAATGCTCAGGCACAACAGGAG TTCAAGAATGCTAATGCAGTCATAGACTATGAGAAAATAGCAGAAACGGATTTTGAGAAGCGGGATTTTCGGAAG GTTGTTTTTTGCATGGACCGTGCCCTAGAATATGCCCCTGCCTGCCATCGCTTCAAAATCATCAAAGCAGAATGTTTAGCAATGCTGGGTCGTCATCCAGAAGCACAGTCTGTGGCCAG TGACATTTTACGAATGGATTCCACCAATGCCGATGCTCTATATGTACGAGGTCTTTGCCTTTATTATGAAGATTGTATTGAGAAGGCGGTTCAGTTTTTTGTCCAAGCTCTCCGGATGGCTCCTGACCATGAGAAGGCCTGCGTCGCTTGCAGA AATGCCAAAGCActtaaagcaaagaaagaagatgGGAATAAAGCGTTTAAAGAAGGAAATTACAAGCTAGCATATGAACTGTACACAGAAGCCCTGGGGATAGACCccaataatataaaaacaaatgctAAACTCTACTGTAATCGGGGTACGGTTAATTCCAAG CTTAGGAAACTAGATGATGCAATAGAAGACTGCACAAATGCAGTGAAGCTTGATGACACTTATATAAAAGCCTACTTGAGAAGAGCTCAGTG TTACATGGACACAGAACAGTATGAAGAAGCAGTACGGGACTATGAAAAAGTATATCAGACGGAGAAAACAAAAG AACACAAACAGCTCCTAAAAAATGCACAGCTGGAACTGAAGAAGAGTAAGAGGAAAGATTACTACAAGATTCTTGGAGTAGACAAGAATGCCTCTGAGGACGAGATCAAGAAAGCTTATCGGAAACGGGCCTTGATGCACCATCCAG ATCGGCACAGTGGAGCCAGTGCTGAAgttcagaaggaggaggagaaaaagttcAAGGAAGTCGGAGAAGCTTTTACCATACTCTCTGATCCCAAGAAAAAGACTCGATACGACAGTGGACAAGACCTGGATGAAGAGGGCATGAATATGGGTG